A single window of Deinococcus misasensis DSM 22328 DNA harbors:
- a CDS encoding amino acid ABC transporter permease: MKQQNTTLNNALWMVGLVIAFPIALIFIGYAVKTVPRLLGLEYAEQFATNAQIFVDATKTTLLLTVTSGVLGIMLGTITGIAKLSGFALFRWLASFYVWVFRGTPLIVQILFAFNATPILFPSVVDVPDFDFYAPMVALALNQGAYNAEVIRASIQSIPRGQTEAARSLGLSGIQAMWLVILPQAVRVSIPPLVNNVVSLLKDTSLATVVGTFELANAIDRFKSQTFLVIPSYLTSAAIYLFLTTIMTFFTNELERRFQTKSR; encoded by the coding sequence ATGAAACAGCAAAACACCACTTTAAACAACGCACTGTGGATGGTCGGTCTGGTGATCGCTTTTCCCATTGCTCTGATCTTCATTGGCTATGCAGTCAAAACCGTTCCAAGGTTGTTGGGGCTGGAATACGCAGAGCAGTTCGCCACCAATGCACAAATCTTTGTGGATGCCACGAAGACCACCCTGCTTCTGACTGTCACCTCGGGCGTGCTGGGAATCATGCTGGGCACCATCACTGGCATTGCCAAACTCAGTGGTTTTGCGCTGTTCCGATGGCTGGCGTCTTTTTATGTGTGGGTCTTTCGCGGAACCCCACTGATTGTGCAGATTCTGTTCGCTTTCAATGCCACACCCATTTTGTTCCCCAGTGTGGTCGATGTGCCTGACTTCGATTTCTATGCTCCCATGGTGGCTCTGGCCCTGAACCAGGGCGCATACAATGCAGAAGTGATTCGTGCTTCCATCCAGTCCATCCCCAGAGGACAGACGGAAGCTGCCCGTTCTTTGGGCCTCAGTGGCATTCAGGCCATGTGGTTGGTGATTTTGCCGCAAGCGGTCAGGGTTTCGATTCCGCCTCTGGTGAACAACGTGGTGTCTTTGCTGAAAGACACTTCTCTGGCAACTGTGGTGGGCACTTTTGAACTGGCCAATGCCATTGATCGCTTCAAGAGCCAGACGTTCCTGGTGATTCCTTCGTACCTCACCTCGGCTGCGATTTACCTGTTCCTGACCACCATCATGACCTTCTTCACCAACGAGTTGGAACGCCGCTTCCAGACCAAATCCAGATGA
- a CDS encoding PLP-dependent aminotransferase family protein, translating into MLPPLSPNPSDPLYRQVYQALREAILAGALPEGSKLPSSREFARTWGVARNTVLEAFELLEIEGFIETRPASGTYVAHSVNPEVTLQVPPPALKLTEWATRALKTPTRPAYSQVDVDFRLGNVPNEFFPAEAWARALRERAKALQGGLGQYGDELGPLETREAISSYLARERGVKATAGMVMLSSGSQGSLDALARVFLEPGKTVVMEDPGYLGARRVFEASGAEVIYLPVDEEGLNPEHLPEKADLLYVTPAHQFPTGAILPASRRLKILDWARSVGAWIIEDDYNSEFRFDTRPLSAMHGLNPAQVIYVGTFSKSLSPALRSGFLVAPVPIIEVLSATRYLTDRQPPTLDSLALADFLHSGGFARHLKKTRGMILERYETLLEALEQHLPALKVPTTGAGLHICALLPDQWSENHFREATLRSRVAVDFLSRYAMHSVQSGLILNYAHLNPEQIQRGIRQLGQAL; encoded by the coding sequence ATGCTCCCACCCCTGAGCCCCAACCCGAGCGATCCCCTGTACCGTCAGGTCTATCAGGCTTTGCGTGAAGCCATTCTGGCAGGTGCTTTGCCAGAGGGCAGCAAATTGCCCAGCAGCCGTGAATTTGCCCGCACCTGGGGGGTGGCCCGCAACACGGTTCTGGAGGCTTTTGAACTGCTGGAAATCGAGGGGTTCATTGAGACACGTCCGGCCAGTGGCACCTATGTGGCCCACAGTGTCAATCCAGAGGTGACCTTGCAGGTGCCTCCTCCAGCTTTGAAACTGACGGAATGGGCGACCCGAGCCCTGAAAACCCCCACCCGGCCAGCCTACAGTCAGGTGGATGTGGATTTTCGGCTGGGGAATGTTCCCAATGAGTTTTTTCCTGCAGAAGCGTGGGCCAGAGCCCTGCGAGAGCGCGCCAAAGCCCTGCAGGGTGGCCTCGGACAGTATGGAGATGAGCTGGGGCCTCTGGAAACCCGTGAGGCCATCTCAAGCTATCTGGCACGCGAGAGGGGGGTGAAGGCCACCGCAGGCATGGTCATGCTGTCCAGTGGATCACAGGGCAGTCTGGACGCTCTGGCAAGGGTCTTTCTGGAACCGGGCAAGACTGTGGTGATGGAAGATCCGGGTTATCTGGGGGCCAGACGGGTGTTTGAAGCCTCTGGTGCAGAGGTGATTTACCTGCCTGTTGATGAGGAGGGCCTCAACCCCGAGCACCTCCCTGAAAAGGCCGACCTGCTTTATGTGACCCCGGCCCATCAATTTCCCACAGGAGCCATTTTGCCTGCATCCCGACGCCTGAAAATTCTGGATTGGGCCAGAAGTGTTGGAGCGTGGATCATTGAAGACGATTACAACTCGGAGTTTCGATTTGACACCCGACCTCTGTCTGCCATGCACGGTTTGAATCCTGCACAGGTGATTTACGTCGGTACATTCTCCAAGAGCCTGTCTCCTGCGTTGCGCAGCGGCTTTCTGGTGGCCCCTGTTCCCATCATTGAGGTGCTTTCTGCAACCCGCTATCTGACCGACCGTCAACCGCCCACGCTGGACAGTCTGGCTCTGGCGGATTTTTTGCACTCTGGAGGCTTTGCACGTCACCTCAAAAAAACCAGAGGAATGATTCTGGAAAGGTACGAAACCCTGCTGGAGGCTCTGGAACAACACCTTCCAGCTTTGAAAGTGCCCACCACAGGGGCAGGGTTGCACATCTGCGCCCTTCTGCCAGACCAGTGGTCAGAGAACCATTTCAGGGAAGCCACTTTGCGTTCCAGAGTGGCTGTGGATTTTCTCAGCAGGTACGCCATGCACAGTGTGCAGAGTGGCCTGATTTTGAACTATGCCCACCTGAACCCCGAGCAGATCCAGAGGGGCATCCGGCAACTCGGGCAGGCGCTTTAA
- a CDS encoding ABC transporter ATP-binding protein produces the protein MADVILEKVYKRYGKVTAVTDFNLHIHDREFMVFVGPSGCGKSTTLRMIAGLEDISDGTLRIGDRVMNDVPPKDRDIAMVFQNYALYPHMNVYENMAFGLRLRKTPKAEIDKRVREAAKILQIEHLLDRKPKELSGGQRQRVALGRAIVREPKVFLMDEPLSNLDAKLRVEMRSQISKLHRRLGATVIYVTHDQVEAMTMGTRIVVMRDGVIQQVDTPLNLYDNPKNKFVAGFIGSPSMNFATATVQGGRFTGQGFAILPAGGLAQSLRGYEGKQVWMGIRPEHIGMKGYTSIPEDATNVIRATVEVVEPLGAQTDVIVDLGGQTLIAKVDGHAPVRPGDQVELLVDRSRLYAFDMQTELALTR, from the coding sequence ATGGCAGACGTTATCTTAGAGAAGGTCTACAAGCGCTACGGCAAAGTCACTGCAGTCACCGATTTCAACCTGCACATCCATGACCGCGAGTTCATGGTGTTCGTCGGTCCCTCGGGCTGCGGAAAATCCACCACCCTGCGGATGATCGCCGGTCTGGAGGACATCTCTGACGGCACCCTGCGCATTGGCGACCGTGTGATGAACGACGTTCCCCCCAAGGACCGCGACATCGCCATGGTGTTCCAGAACTACGCACTTTACCCCCACATGAACGTGTACGAAAATATGGCTTTCGGTCTGCGTCTGCGCAAAACCCCCAAAGCCGAAATCGACAAGCGTGTGCGTGAAGCTGCCAAGATTCTGCAAATCGAGCACCTGCTGGACCGCAAACCCAAGGAACTCTCCGGAGGTCAGCGTCAGCGTGTGGCTCTGGGACGCGCCATCGTGCGTGAACCCAAAGTGTTCCTCATGGACGAGCCCCTTTCCAACCTGGACGCCAAGCTCCGTGTGGAAATGCGCTCCCAGATCTCCAAGCTCCACCGTCGTCTGGGCGCCACTGTGATTTACGTGACCCACGATCAGGTTGAGGCCATGACCATGGGTACCCGCATCGTCGTGATGCGTGACGGCGTGATCCAGCAAGTGGACACCCCCCTGAACCTGTACGACAACCCCAAAAACAAATTCGTGGCCGGATTCATCGGCAGCCCTTCCATGAACTTTGCTACGGCCACCGTGCAAGGCGGACGTTTCACCGGTCAGGGCTTTGCCATCCTGCCTGCCGGCGGTCTTGCCCAGTCCCTGCGTGGTTACGAAGGCAAACAAGTGTGGATGGGCATCCGCCCCGAGCACATTGGCATGAAGGGTTACACCTCCATTCCTGAAGACGCCACCAACGTGATCCGCGCCACCGTCGAAGTTGTGGAGCCCCTTGGCGCCCAGACCGACGTGATCGTGGACCTCGGGGGCCAAACCCTGATCGCCAAAGTGGACGGACACGCTCCTGTGCGCCCCGGTGATCAAGTTGAACTGCTCGTGGACCGCAGCCGCCTGTATGCCTTTGACATGCAGACCGAACTGGCCCTGACCCGCTAA
- a CDS encoding ABC transporter substrate-binding protein yields the protein MKKTALLLGAILLTATAGARTFDEIKASGTIKIATEGAFKPFNYFEGKKLTGFEVEVGDAIAKKLGLKVQWITQPFDSLIIGVTQNRYDFAIASHGINEERAKVVDFTDPHYCTGGQIVSKSPNIKTAAQLNGKRVAVQVGTSYLSNVQKVKGVKVKTFPKDTDAVAALVAGTVDAWVSDKFVVLDAQKANPKVKWQLGDLLFQEKIAMVVNKGNDSVTEALNGALADIIKDGTYAKISKKYFNADVRCK from the coding sequence ATGAAGAAGACCGCTTTACTGTTAGGTGCCATTCTCCTCACCGCCACTGCTGGTGCGCGCACCTTCGACGAGATCAAAGCCTCTGGGACCATCAAAATCGCCACCGAAGGCGCATTCAAGCCGTTCAATTACTTCGAAGGCAAAAAACTGACGGGATTTGAAGTGGAAGTTGGCGATGCCATTGCCAAAAAACTCGGTCTGAAAGTCCAGTGGATCACCCAACCTTTTGACTCCCTGATCATTGGGGTCACCCAGAACCGCTATGACTTTGCCATTGCTTCTCACGGCATCAATGAAGAACGGGCCAAAGTGGTGGATTTCACCGATCCCCACTACTGCACGGGTGGACAGATCGTTTCCAAATCCCCCAACATCAAAACCGCTGCACAATTGAATGGCAAGCGGGTTGCTGTGCAGGTGGGCACCAGCTACCTGTCCAATGTGCAAAAAGTCAAAGGGGTGAAAGTCAAAACCTTCCCCAAAGACACCGATGCAGTGGCCGCTCTGGTGGCCGGTACAGTGGATGCTTGGGTGAGCGACAAATTTGTGGTGTTGGATGCCCAAAAAGCCAACCCCAAAGTGAAATGGCAACTCGGAGACCTCCTCTTCCAGGAGAAAATCGCCATGGTGGTCAACAAAGGCAATGACAGTGTGACAGAAGCCCTGAACGGTGCGTTGGCAGACATCATCAAGGATGGGACCTACGCCAAGATCAGCAAGAAATACTTCAACGCGGACGTTCGCTGCAAGTGA